Proteins encoded in a region of the Suricata suricatta isolate VVHF042 chromosome 10, meerkat_22Aug2017_6uvM2_HiC, whole genome shotgun sequence genome:
- the CCDC3 gene encoding coiled-coil domain-containing protein 3 isoform X2, whose amino-acid sequence MLCDQAWGSMLEVPAGSRLNLTGLGYFSCHSHTVVQDYAYFFFLRMDENYNLLPHGVNFQDAIFPDTQENRRMFSSLFQFSNCSQGQQLATFSSDWEIQEDNRSLAVTALGRIQ is encoded by the exons ATGCTGTGCGACCAGGCGTGGGGCAGCATGCTGGAGGTGCCGGCGGGCTCCAGGCTCAACCTCACCGGCCTGGGCTACTTCTCGTGTCACTCCCACACCGTGGTCCAGGACTACGCCTACTTCTTCTTCCTCAG gatGGACGAAAATTATAACCTCTTGCCTCACGGAGTCAATTTCCAGGATGCCATCTTTCCAGACACTCAAGAGAACAGAAGGATGTTTTCGAGCCTTTTCCAGTTTTCAAATTGTTCTCAAGGGCAGCAACTGGCAACTTTTTCCAGCGACTGGGAGATCCAGGAAGACAATAGG